A stretch of the Bartonella henselae str. Houston-1 genome encodes the following:
- the murJ gene encoding murein biosynthesis integral membrane protein MurJ produces the protein MILIKKFATVASGTLMSRIFGFVREMLMAAALGTGPVSDAFNAAFRFPNTFRRFFAEGAFNAAFVPLFAKRITEDGQETACKFAEEVFGVLFSLLLLLTIAMELSMPFLVRTIIAPGFAEDATKFNATIHFTAIMFPYLTCMSLAAMMGGMLNALRRYFIAAIAPLFLNIILISVLAYAWIYQLDTWHIGLNLSWGVLAAGLLQLTLIAAALRQSGMKIFLRRPRFSSNVRKLLTLAFPAAITGGITQINLLINTNIASSQSGAVSSLMYADRLYQLPLGVIAIAIATVLLPELTRALRSKNHKETHNLQNRSIELTLLLTLPASVAFLILSTPIVSLLFERGQFTSLSTHYVAQLLKLYGLGLPAFVLIKIFIPNFFAHEDTKTPMIITGICVFINISLALILFPILSARGIVIAEITSGWMNALLLWTILIQRGYWKYDIQLIKRITCLIITTLLNTIALYYVFDVIDFLSFPLSSQASFFLRASTLAGIMVAILLVHCFAYFLLDTRSFFLTLKNFKKRL, from the coding sequence ATGATCCTGATTAAAAAATTTGCAACCGTTGCTTCTGGAACCCTGATGAGCCGTATTTTTGGCTTTGTTCGTGAAATGCTAATGGCAGCAGCCCTTGGAACTGGTCCTGTTTCCGATGCCTTTAACGCTGCTTTTCGTTTTCCTAACACATTCCGTCGTTTTTTTGCTGAAGGAGCCTTTAATGCGGCTTTCGTTCCTCTTTTTGCAAAAAGAATCACTGAAGATGGTCAAGAAACTGCATGCAAATTCGCAGAAGAGGTATTTGGCGTTCTCTTCTCACTGCTGCTCCTTTTAACCATCGCCATGGAATTAAGCATGCCTTTTTTGGTACGAACCATTATCGCTCCAGGTTTTGCAGAGGATGCCACAAAATTTAACGCTACGATTCATTTTACAGCAATCATGTTCCCCTATTTAACTTGTATGTCTTTAGCAGCTATGATGGGAGGAATGCTCAATGCCTTGCGACGCTATTTTATCGCAGCCATTGCTCCCCTCTTTTTAAATATTATTTTGATTAGCGTGCTCGCCTATGCTTGGATCTATCAGCTTGACACTTGGCATATCGGCTTAAATCTTTCTTGGGGAGTCTTGGCCGCAGGGCTTCTCCAACTCACCTTGATTGCGGCTGCACTACGTCAAAGTGGAATGAAAATTTTCCTCCGCCGTCCCCGTTTCAGCTCCAATGTTCGCAAACTTTTAACGTTAGCATTCCCTGCTGCTATTACAGGAGGGATTACACAAATCAATTTGTTAATTAATACCAATATTGCCTCTAGTCAATCAGGTGCCGTATCCTCTTTGATGTATGCCGATCGCCTTTATCAATTGCCCTTAGGAGTGATAGCAATTGCTATTGCGACCGTTCTTTTACCAGAATTAACAAGAGCCCTTCGCAGCAAAAATCACAAAGAAACTCATAATTTACAAAACCGCTCTATTGAATTAACTCTGTTATTAACGCTCCCCGCATCTGTGGCATTTTTAATACTCTCCACCCCCATTGTTAGTTTACTTTTTGAACGTGGGCAATTTACCAGTTTGTCAACACACTATGTTGCCCAACTGCTTAAACTTTATGGGCTAGGACTTCCCGCTTTTGTCCTAATAAAGATCTTTATTCCTAATTTCTTTGCCCATGAAGATACAAAAACACCGATGATTATCACAGGCATTTGCGTTTTCATCAATATCAGCCTAGCCTTAATATTATTTCCAATTTTGTCAGCACGGGGCATTGTCATTGCTGAAATTACCTCTGGATGGATGAATGCACTGTTGCTTTGGACTATTCTCATTCAACGTGGCTATTGGAAATACGACATACAACTGATAAAACGAATAACATGTTTGATTATCACCACTCTTTTAAATACTATAGCCCTTTATTACGTCTTTGATGTGATTGACTTTTTGTCTTTCCCTTTATCCTCACAAGCATCGTTTTTCTTGCGTGCTTCCACCTTGGCAGGGATAATGGTTGCCATACTCTTGGTACACTGTTTCGCCTATTTTTTACTGGACACCCGTTCCTTTTTCCTCACCCTCAAAAACTTTAAAAAACGCCTATAA
- the trpS gene encoding tryptophan--tRNA ligase produces MDTFTPLVFSGVQPSGHLHLGNYLGAIKHWVELQTSYNCLYCVVDMHALTVNPDPLALRESTRAVTAAFLAAGIDPKKHIIFNQSQVFQHAELAWILNCIARIGWLQRMTQFKDKAGKDREKASLGLFAYPSLMAADILLYRATHVPVGEDQKQHVELTRDIAQKFNNDYAQRIVDLNFSVTMQMGEEKKQVFFPLPKALIGDTAMRVMSLRDGTKKMSKSDPSDFSRINLTDDADLIAKKIRKAKTDSAPLPDTLAALEERPEIDNLLGIYAAFAQISKEKALSEFSGQQFSLFKTTLADLAVEKLAPITQELRRLHQESSYIDSVLHDGAQRASALAEKNMKKVREIVGFLHNI; encoded by the coding sequence ATGGACACCTTCACACCACTTGTCTTTTCCGGAGTACAACCGAGTGGTCACTTACATCTTGGCAATTATCTTGGAGCCATCAAGCATTGGGTTGAACTGCAAACGTCCTATAATTGTCTGTACTGCGTTGTTGATATGCATGCCCTCACCGTTAATCCGGATCCACTTGCCTTGCGTGAATCTACCAGAGCAGTTACAGCAGCCTTTTTAGCTGCTGGTATTGATCCAAAAAAACACATTATTTTTAATCAATCTCAAGTTTTTCAACATGCCGAACTCGCATGGATTCTAAATTGTATCGCCCGTATTGGTTGGCTCCAGCGCATGACACAATTTAAAGATAAAGCAGGAAAAGATCGTGAAAAAGCATCCCTTGGACTTTTTGCTTATCCAAGTCTGATGGCTGCCGATATTTTACTCTATCGTGCCACACATGTTCCAGTGGGCGAAGATCAAAAACAGCATGTTGAACTCACCCGTGATATTGCTCAAAAATTCAATAATGATTATGCACAGCGTATTGTAGATTTAAACTTTTCTGTTACAATGCAAATGGGTGAGGAAAAAAAACAAGTTTTTTTCCCTCTTCCAAAGGCGCTGATAGGGGATACAGCTATGCGCGTTATGTCGTTGCGCGATGGCACAAAAAAAATGTCGAAATCGGATCCTTCCGATTTTTCGCGCATTAATCTAACAGATGATGCTGATCTTATCGCAAAAAAAATACGCAAAGCAAAAACGGACTCCGCCCCTCTTCCCGACACGCTTGCAGCCTTAGAAGAACGGCCAGAAATCGATAACCTGCTTGGTATTTATGCTGCCTTTGCACAAATAAGCAAAGAAAAAGCTCTTTCAGAGTTTTCCGGACAACAATTTTCGCTTTTTAAAACAACCTTAGCTGACCTTGCTGTCGAGAAGCTTGCACCAATCACCCAAGAACTCCGTCGACTTCATCAAGAAAGTAGTTATATTGACTCTGTTTTGCACGATGGTGCACAACGTGCCAGTGCATTAGCAGAAAAAAATATGAAAAAAGTCCGTGAAATTGTTGGATTTTTGCACAATATATGA
- a CDS encoding universal stress protein: MSKQNKAKTNHKRKILVIIDETPECRRAVAFAAQHAQNTKKTLVLLCIVDSVEFQHFLGVNNVMRTEAIQTAHKVLGEIASDVRTTHSLETQITVREGKKIDEIAKLIDEDKQIALIVLAASEHTEGPGPLVQLIGNRGTAFSIPVIVIPSNLADEDIESIA; the protein is encoded by the coding sequence ATTTCTAAGCAAAACAAAGCGAAAACAAATCACAAGCGGAAAATTTTAGTCATTATCGATGAGACACCAGAATGTCGGCGCGCTGTCGCCTTTGCTGCACAGCATGCCCAAAATACTAAAAAAACATTGGTACTACTCTGTATTGTTGATAGTGTAGAATTTCAACATTTTTTGGGCGTCAACAATGTTATGCGAACAGAAGCAATACAAACTGCCCATAAAGTTTTAGGAGAAATTGCCAGTGATGTACGCACTACGCATTCCCTTGAAACGCAAATAACTGTGCGTGAAGGCAAAAAAATTGATGAGATTGCCAAACTGATTGACGAAGATAAGCAAATTGCACTTATTGTTTTAGCTGCCAGTGAACATACAGAAGGACCCGGACCGCTTGTGCAATTAATTGGCAATCGGGGAACAGCTTTTTCAATCCCTGTTATCGTTATTCCAAGTAATCTCGCTGATGAAGATATTGAATCCATTGCCTAA
- a CDS encoding NifU family protein has product MFIQTETTPNPATLKFLPGCVVLSEGVLEFRDSEEAAKNSPLAAKLFNIPNVNGVFFGYDFITVSKKEGEWQHLKPAILGTIMEHFLSGDPVINTNATRQAQTHALNEEFYNEKDADIVLTIKELLETRIRPAVANDGGDITFRGFENGIVYLNMRGACAGCPSSTATLKHGIENLLRHFIPEVVGVEAMPQ; this is encoded by the coding sequence ATGTTTATTCAAACTGAAACCACACCAAACCCTGCAACACTGAAATTTCTGCCAGGTTGTGTGGTACTTTCCGAAGGTGTGTTAGAATTTCGTGACAGTGAAGAAGCTGCTAAAAATTCCCCTTTAGCAGCCAAACTGTTTAATATTCCAAATGTCAATGGTGTTTTTTTTGGCTATGATTTTATTACCGTGAGCAAAAAAGAGGGAGAGTGGCAACATCTCAAACCAGCCATTTTAGGTACTATTATGGAACATTTTCTGTCTGGTGATCCGGTTATCAATACCAATGCCACAAGACAAGCACAAACGCACGCCCTTAACGAAGAATTTTATAACGAAAAAGACGCCGATATCGTCTTAACAATTAAGGAACTCCTTGAAACACGTATTCGCCCAGCCGTTGCCAATGATGGTGGAGATATTACTTTTCGCGGATTTGAAAACGGTATTGTCTACCTCAATATGCGCGGTGCTTGCGCCGGATGTCCCTCTTCAACCGCAACGCTAAAACATGGTATTGAAAATCTTTTACGCCATTTTATTCCAGAAGTTGTAGGTGTTGAAGCCATGCCTCAATAA
- a CDS encoding zinc ribbon domain-containing protein YjdM, producing the protein MNQYPKCPHCGGLYTYEEGENFVCPECAHEWPQKDEDTSASNIVDANGQILANGDNVIVVKDLKVKGAASVLKSGTKVKNIRLVDGDHNIDCKIPGMGQIGLKSEFVKKV; encoded by the coding sequence ATGAACCAATACCCCAAATGTCCTCATTGTGGCGGCCTTTATACTTATGAAGAGGGTGAAAATTTTGTTTGTCCTGAGTGTGCACATGAGTGGCCACAAAAGGACGAAGATACTTCTGCTTCCAATATCGTTGATGCCAATGGCCAGATTTTGGCAAACGGAGATAATGTTATTGTGGTCAAAGACCTTAAAGTTAAAGGTGCTGCATCCGTTCTTAAGAGTGGTACGAAGGTGAAAAATATTCGCCTTGTGGATGGAGATCATAATATTGATTGCAAAATCCCTGGAATGGGCCAAATTGGCTTAAAGTCGGAATTCGTGAAAAAAGTTTAA
- the groL gene encoding chaperonin GroEL (60 kDa chaperone family; promotes refolding of misfolded polypeptides especially under stressful conditions; forms two stacked rings of heptamers to form a barrel-shaped 14mer; ends can be capped by GroES; misfolded proteins enter the barrel where they are refolded when GroES binds), translating to MAAKEVKFGREARERLLRGVDILANAVKVTLGPKGRNVVIDKSFGAPRITKDGVSVAKEIELEDKFENMGAQMLREVASKTNDIAGDGTTTATVLGQAIVQEGVKAVAAGMNPMDLKRGIDAAVDEVVANLFKKAKKIQTSAEIAQVGTISANGAAEIGKMIADAMEKVGNEGVITVEEAKTAETELEVVEGMQFDRGYLSPYFVTNAEKMVADLDDPYILIHEKKLSNLQSLLPVLEAVVQSGKPLLIIAEDVEGEALATLVVNKLRGGLKIAAVKAPGFGDRRKAMLEDIAILTSGQVISEDVGIKLENVTLDMLGRAKKVNISKENTTIIDGAGQKSEINARVNQIKVQIEETTSDYDREKLQERLAKLAGGVAVIRVGGATEVEVKEKKDRVDDALNATRAAVEEGIVAGGGTALLRAANALTVKGSNPDQEAGINIVRRALQAPARQIATNAGEEAAIIVGKVLENNADTFGYNTATGEFGDLIALGIVDPVKVVRSALQNAASIASLLITTEAMVAEVPKKDTPVPPMPGGGMGGMGGMDF from the coding sequence ATGGCTGCTAAAGAAGTCAAGTTTGGCCGTGAAGCGCGTGAGCGTTTGTTGCGCGGCGTTGATATCCTTGCTAACGCTGTTAAAGTAACACTCGGCCCTAAAGGGCGCAATGTGGTGATCGATAAATCATTTGGTGCGCCTCGCATTACAAAAGATGGTGTATCCGTTGCAAAAGAAATCGAACTGGAAGATAAGTTCGAAAATATGGGTGCGCAAATGTTGCGTGAAGTTGCTTCTAAAACCAATGACATTGCTGGTGATGGAACAACAACGGCAACTGTTTTAGGACAGGCTATTGTCCAAGAAGGTGTAAAAGCCGTTGCTGCAGGCATGAACCCAATGGATCTCAAACGTGGTATCGATGCTGCTGTTGATGAAGTGGTGGCAAATCTTTTCAAAAAAGCGAAAAAAATCCAAACTTCAGCAGAAATTGCACAAGTGGGAACAATTTCCGCTAATGGTGCTGCTGAAATCGGCAAAATGATCGCTGATGCCATGGAAAAAGTTGGCAATGAAGGTGTCATTACCGTTGAAGAAGCAAAAACTGCTGAAACGGAATTAGAAGTCGTTGAAGGAATGCAGTTTGATCGTGGATATCTTTCCCCTTACTTTGTCACCAATGCTGAGAAAATGGTGGCTGATCTTGATGATCCTTACATTCTTATTCACGAAAAGAAACTCTCTAATCTCCAATCCTTGCTTCCAGTACTTGAAGCTGTTGTTCAGTCTGGTAAACCACTTCTCATTATCGCTGAAGATGTGGAAGGTGAAGCTTTGGCAACGCTCGTTGTCAACAAACTGCGTGGTGGTTTGAAAATTGCTGCTGTGAAAGCTCCAGGATTTGGTGATCGCCGTAAAGCCATGTTAGAAGATATTGCAATCTTAACATCCGGACAGGTTATTTCTGAAGATGTTGGCATTAAATTGGAAAATGTCACTTTGGATATGCTTGGTCGTGCAAAGAAAGTCAATATTTCTAAAGAAAATACCACGATTATTGATGGTGCTGGACAAAAGAGCGAAATTAATGCGCGCGTCAACCAAATCAAGGTACAGATCGAAGAAACAACTTCTGACTATGACCGTGAAAAATTGCAAGAAAGACTTGCTAAACTCGCTGGAGGTGTTGCTGTTATCCGTGTTGGTGGAGCAACAGAAGTTGAAGTGAAAGAAAAGAAAGATCGTGTTGATGATGCCTTGAACGCAACACGTGCAGCTGTGGAAGAAGGTATTGTTGCCGGTGGTGGAACCGCATTGTTGCGTGCAGCAAATGCCCTGACTGTTAAAGGAAGCAATCCTGATCAGGAAGCTGGTATCAATATTGTTCGTCGTGCACTCCAAGCGCCAGCACGCCAAATTGCTACCAATGCCGGTGAAGAAGCAGCGATTATCGTTGGCAAAGTGCTTGAAAACAATGCAGATACATTTGGTTACAACACCGCAACCGGTGAATTTGGTGATTTGATTGCTTTGGGAATCGTTGATCCTGTGAAGGTTGTGCGCTCTGCTCTTCAGAATGCTGCCTCAATTGCTAGCCTTCTCATTACAACAGAAGCAATGGTTGCTGAAGTTCCAAAGAAAGACACACCAGTGCCTCCAATGCCTGGTGGCGGAATGGGTGGAATGGGCGGAATGGATTTCTAA
- the groES gene encoding co-chaperone GroES: MANIQFRPLHDRVVVRRVESENKTAGGIIIPDTAKEKPQEGEVIAVGNGALDDNGKRVPLEVKTGDRILFGKWSGTEVKINGEDLLIMKESDIMGILG; this comes from the coding sequence ATGGCTAACATACAATTCCGCCCACTTCACGATCGTGTTGTTGTCCGTCGGGTTGAATCTGAAAATAAAACTGCTGGTGGGATTATCATCCCCGATACAGCGAAGGAAAAACCTCAAGAAGGTGAAGTTATCGCTGTTGGTAATGGAGCTCTCGATGACAATGGGAAGCGTGTGCCTTTAGAAGTAAAAACAGGGGACCGTATCTTGTTTGGAAAATGGTCTGGAACCGAAGTGAAGATTAATGGGGAAGACCTTTTAATCATGAAAGAGTCTGACATTATGGGGATTTTGGGTTAA
- the fumC gene encoding class II fumarate hydratase, translating to MVETRQETDSFGTISVRQDRYWGAQTERSLHNFNIGIEKQPLTIIYALSLIKKAAAVVNMEKGKLAKNIGKAIITAADEVLSGAFDTHFPLSVWQTGSGTQSNMNVNEVIANHANMLLGGKLGSKTPVHPNDHVNMSQSSNDSFPTALHIATTLQTRQHLFPILDALITTLKKKEEEFADIIKIGRTHTQDATPLTLAQEFSGYRTALEANRQRIENALCDVQMLAQGGTAVGTGLNAPQGFDIAFAQTISTFTGIPFKTASNKFEALAHHGALAHFHGSLNALAADLFKIANDIRFLGSGPRSGLGELSLPENEPGSSIMPGKVNPTQCEAMTMVACQVFGNHTSVTFAASQGHFELNVYKPVIGYNVLQSITLLGDCMRSFDLHCIQGLRANRVHIHSLMERSLMLVTALAPEIGYEKAAAIAKAAHKNDTTLRTEALKLGVSGEDYDRLVDPKKMIHPQ from the coding sequence ATGGTTGAAACACGTCAAGAAACGGATAGCTTTGGGACGATTTCAGTCCGTCAAGACCGTTATTGGGGCGCACAAACTGAACGCTCATTGCATAATTTTAATATTGGCATAGAAAAACAACCCCTCACCATCATCTATGCCTTAAGCCTTATCAAAAAAGCAGCAGCTGTTGTGAATATGGAAAAAGGCAAACTCGCAAAAAACATTGGAAAAGCCATCATTACTGCTGCCGATGAAGTGCTTTCCGGTGCATTTGACACGCATTTCCCCCTTTCTGTTTGGCAAACAGGTTCTGGAACACAAAGCAATATGAACGTCAATGAAGTGATCGCCAATCATGCCAATATGCTTTTGGGAGGAAAATTGGGTAGCAAAACACCTGTGCATCCCAATGATCACGTCAATATGAGCCAATCGTCAAACGATTCCTTTCCCACAGCACTTCACATTGCTACTACCCTACAAACGCGCCAACACCTCTTTCCTATCCTTGACGCACTTATTACCACTTTAAAGAAAAAAGAAGAAGAATTTGCCGATATCATCAAAATTGGACGTACTCATACCCAGGATGCCACACCCTTAACTTTAGCGCAAGAATTTTCGGGCTATCGCACTGCACTCGAAGCCAACCGCCAACGCATTGAAAATGCTCTTTGTGATGTTCAAATGCTTGCCCAAGGAGGTACAGCTGTTGGAACAGGGCTGAACGCACCGCAAGGCTTTGACATAGCTTTTGCGCAAACAATCAGTACATTTACAGGAATACCCTTTAAAACCGCTAGCAATAAATTTGAAGCCCTCGCTCATCATGGAGCTCTTGCGCATTTCCATGGTAGCTTAAATGCATTAGCAGCTGATCTGTTTAAAATTGCCAATGACATTCGGTTTTTGGGATCCGGTCCACGCTCAGGCTTGGGGGAACTAAGCTTACCAGAAAATGAACCAGGATCTTCCATCATGCCAGGCAAGGTTAACCCCACACAGTGTGAAGCAATGACCATGGTTGCTTGCCAAGTCTTTGGCAATCATACCAGTGTAACATTTGCCGCAAGCCAAGGGCATTTTGAACTCAACGTTTATAAACCTGTCATTGGCTACAATGTTTTACAATCGATTACGCTTCTTGGGGATTGCATGCGCTCTTTTGATCTTCATTGTATTCAAGGATTACGCGCCAATCGAGTTCACATTCATTCTCTCATGGAACGTTCTCTCATGTTGGTGACAGCGCTTGCACCAGAAATTGGCTATGAAAAAGCTGCCGCAATTGCCAAAGCAGCGCATAAAAATGACACAACTTTGCGTACCGAAGCACTCAAACTAGGAGTTTCTGGAGAAGATTATGATCGGTTGGTTGATCCCAAAAAGATGATCCATCCACAATAA
- a CDS encoding alpha-D-glucose phosphate-specific phosphoglucomutase produces the protein MTLMTVLTKAFDDQKLGTFGLRKKVSVFQQPHYVENFIQSLFNSIGSVEGKLFILGGDGRYFNRNLLQIVLKMAAAHGVACVKVGKEGLLSTPAVSHLIRKYHAYGGIILSASHNPGGREGDCGIKYNIANGGPAPASLCDAVFAASKRLSSYRIMEVPDIDLEREGTTFLGPMQIDIIDPVADYVALMQEIFDFDCIAKAVAEGLTLRFDALHAVTGPYAHEIFEKCLGFSEGTVVNGVPLPDFGGKPPDPNLLHAKALYDLVMSDQGPDLGAASDGDGDRNLIMGRGQFVTPSDSLAIMVDHAHLIKGYRQGIVGIARSMPTGRAADLVAEKKGLNFFETPTGWKFFGTLLDAGYVTFCGEESFGTGSNHIREKDGLWAVLFWLNLLAVTGKTVAQIVQQHWRTYGRFYTLRYDYEEVETCKASAIINALRAYLPKPGSEIAGLSVEKADDFTYHDPVDQSISTGQGVRIFFKNGARLVVRLSGTGTVGATLRLYFEQFEGDPRKHNQDPQKVLQPVQQAAFQLLNIKQHLRRTQPDVIT, from the coding sequence ATGACTCTCATGACAGTTTTGACTAAGGCTTTTGATGATCAAAAACTTGGAACGTTTGGTTTGCGCAAAAAAGTGTCGGTTTTCCAACAGCCCCATTATGTTGAAAATTTTATTCAATCTCTTTTTAACAGCATTGGGTCTGTTGAGGGAAAACTGTTTATTCTTGGAGGAGATGGACGCTATTTTAACCGCAACCTTCTTCAAATTGTGTTGAAAATGGCCGCTGCTCATGGTGTTGCTTGTGTTAAAGTCGGAAAAGAGGGACTGCTCTCCACGCCAGCTGTCTCACATCTTATTCGTAAATATCATGCTTATGGTGGTATTATTCTCTCAGCAAGTCACAATCCTGGGGGAAGAGAGGGAGATTGTGGCATCAAGTACAATATTGCCAATGGTGGTCCTGCTCCCGCTTCTTTATGTGATGCTGTTTTTGCAGCATCTAAGCGTCTTTCTTCTTATCGGATTATGGAGGTACCAGATATTGATTTAGAAAGAGAAGGTACAACTTTTTTAGGACCCATGCAGATTGATATAATTGATCCTGTCGCCGATTATGTCGCTTTGATGCAGGAGATTTTTGATTTTGATTGTATTGCCAAGGCTGTTGCAGAAGGGCTCACTTTGCGTTTTGATGCATTGCATGCGGTAACAGGGCCTTATGCGCATGAAATTTTTGAAAAATGCTTAGGGTTTTCTGAAGGAACGGTGGTCAATGGCGTTCCTTTGCCAGATTTTGGAGGGAAGCCACCAGATCCCAATTTGCTTCATGCTAAGGCTCTTTATGATTTAGTGATGTCGGATCAAGGACCTGATCTTGGTGCTGCCTCTGATGGGGATGGAGATCGTAATCTCATTATGGGGCGTGGGCAATTTGTTACACCTTCTGATTCTCTTGCGATTATGGTTGATCATGCCCATCTGATTAAGGGGTATCGGCAGGGGATTGTGGGGATTGCTCGCTCCATGCCAACAGGGCGTGCGGCTGATTTGGTTGCTGAAAAAAAAGGATTAAACTTTTTTGAAACACCAACCGGGTGGAAGTTTTTTGGAACGCTTTTGGATGCTGGCTACGTGACCTTTTGTGGTGAAGAAAGCTTTGGTACAGGTTCTAATCATATCCGCGAAAAAGATGGTTTATGGGCTGTGTTATTTTGGTTGAATCTTTTAGCGGTGACAGGAAAAACTGTGGCACAAATTGTGCAGCAGCATTGGCGCACTTATGGGCGCTTTTACACTTTACGGTATGATTATGAAGAAGTAGAAACATGTAAAGCTTCCGCAATCATCAATGCATTACGTGCATATTTACCAAAACCAGGAAGCGAAATTGCGGGACTCTCTGTCGAAAAAGCAGACGATTTTACTTATCATGATCCTGTTGATCAAAGCATCAGTACTGGGCAGGGTGTGCGTATTTTTTTTAAAAATGGAGCACGACTCGTGGTACGCTTATCGGGGACAGGAACAGTAGGCGCTACCTTACGCCTTTATTTTGAGCAGTTTGAGGGCGATCCCCGTAAACATAATCAAGATCCACAAAAAGTGCTTCAGCCTGTACAACAGGCAGCCTTTCAATTATTAAACATAAAACAACATTTGAGGCGCACACAGCCTGATGTTATCACATAG
- a CDS encoding peroxiredoxin, translating into MIRKTVPNTTFHTRVRDESIGGDNPYRWQEVNSDAYFKGKRVILFSLPGAFTPTCSTFQLPDFEKLYDEFKKVGIDEIYCLSVNDAFVMNAWGKAQGIKNVKLIPDGSGEFTRKMGMLVAKDNVGFGMRSWRYAAVINDGVIEHWFEEQGFSDNCATDPYEVSSPQNVLKTLKG; encoded by the coding sequence ATGATAAGAAAAACAGTTCCCAACACCACTTTCCATACACGTGTACGCGATGAATCAATTGGTGGAGATAATCCTTATCGATGGCAAGAGGTGAACAGCGATGCATATTTTAAAGGGAAACGAGTTATTCTTTTTTCTCTTCCTGGAGCTTTTACCCCTACTTGCTCAACCTTTCAGCTTCCTGATTTTGAAAAACTCTATGATGAATTTAAAAAAGTTGGCATTGATGAAATTTATTGCCTTTCCGTCAATGATGCTTTTGTCATGAACGCTTGGGGAAAAGCACAAGGTATTAAAAACGTAAAATTAATCCCTGATGGCTCAGGTGAATTCACACGAAAAATGGGTATGCTGGTTGCTAAAGACAATGTTGGTTTTGGAATGCGCTCATGGCGCTATGCTGCTGTGATCAATGATGGTGTCATTGAACATTGGTTTGAAGAACAAGGTTTTTCAGATAATTGCGCAACAGATCCTTATGAAGTCTCCTCACCACAAAACGTTTTAAAAACCCTAAAAGGCTAA